From Mya arenaria isolate MELC-2E11 chromosome 12, ASM2691426v1, the proteins below share one genomic window:
- the LOC128212458 gene encoding uncharacterized protein LOC128212458: MLFGNRISIKYIIQITPPLFSMIISLFDRRHFVSALPKSVSWTSAGLNVYYPGGTVKNQPDSPPAELPTRPSCTLCMPTCRHAVISSLVAVATGEFSRTRTSAGKNVVSCGFPYGIQQGFQRKEYCLQIMMCQ, from the exons ATGCTTTTTGGAAACCGTATATCgataaagtatattatacagattaCGCCGCCTCTATTTAGCATGATCATTTCACTTTTCGATCGTCGCCATTTTGTAAGCGCCCTGCCTAAGAGTGTGTCATGGACTTCAGCTggattaaatgtgtatt acccggGAGGAACTGTAAAGAACCAACCAGACAGCCCGCCCGCCGAGCTACCCACCCGGCCGAGCTGTACTTTGTGTATGCCAACATGCcgacatgctgtaattt cgagcctggttgctgtagccacaggggAATTTTccaggacaagaaccagtgctggtaaaaatGTGGTCTCATGTGGTTTTCCATACGGCATTCAGCAAGGATTTCAGAGAAAGGAATACTGTCTCCAA atcatgatgtgccaataa